gcctcatctgcaaaatgggggagCTGATCGCTGCTAATTTATCAGTATGGCCGCGAACAGCTCCCAGAGATGGGCTCTCACCAAGGCTGCTTCACGTCCCCTGCCTATGCCCCCTTCCCAACTCAGAGCCTGGGGGATGAGCTGGAACAGGTGCTTCGCCTGTTCTGTTGACTTGTGAAAAGTCATGGGCCGCCTGCGAAGGGAGAAGGGATGGTGGCACCTTGAAGACCTGCTATTCCTCTGGGGTTCCAGCCACACATGGGAGAGCCCTCGCCAGCTGTATTTACCCAGGGTGGTCTCTGTGGCCCTTCCGGATGGAGCCGGATGCAGGGAGGCCAAGGCGCTGGGGAATCTCCACAGCAGTGCGGTCAGTCCTGCTGCTGTCCCCAGGCCCGGCCCCATTCCTCCCTGGCCGTGGCGGGAGGACTCccatcctctcccacccccatgcATACAGCTCTAAGAAGTCTGGCATTGAGATCCTTCAACACATCTCAGAGTTATATTATTGTAACAAATCAGTCAAATTCCATTTTACCTGTTAATAGTATAGAAGACAGTTTACTGTACATGGAAGTTgtgcattaaaaacaaacacaccaaGCAAATTATAGTGCAAAGCAGTTTCCATTCCTCCCCACCTTCTTCCAGCCCTGGTCGGTTTTACGGAAGATATGAGTATAGCAGGTATTAACTCCTCAGCATGACAGTATGTCACAACGTATCCGCACCCACCACCAAGAGGCTTACAGTAATATGGTGCCCAAACCCTTTGTTTCCTTGTGCTTTCTAAATCAGTGTGTTTGCCTAGTACAACTTCAAAGCAGCCTTGTAAATAAGGACCCATTTTTACCAGCCCCAAGCTGTCTGTACCCACTATGGGCCTTAAAAGACTCAGCACGGCTGCCATCACTTTGAGTCAGGGAGTTTTGGGGAGCGGGTCGATTTATTTCCTGTCCCTGCCCCCACCGAGGCTTGGATGTCAGGAAGGGGTAGTATCTGGGGAGGGGCTACAaagtgctgggcactgggaacCCAAGGGTGCCTCCCACTGGGGCCTGGGGCCAGTCTACAACCAAAGAGAATAGGAGAGGAGGAGACACGAGGGCAATGGATTTGTAGCTGCTTCCTGAGAAGGGGTGGAgatatccccccccccccccccccccggctgaAGGGAGTCAGCAGGATACCCCCAGCAGCTATTTTGAAGAGATAAAGCAGGGGGACTACTTTTTCCAGTGAGGGCAGGACAAGAGAGCTGTAGCTCCTAACCTGAGTGTGCATCCCATGTGCCTATCTGGCGGTTGTCACAGGTGCGGTGGCAGGCAGGTCACGTGCTATTACAGAGACAACCGCTAAGGAGCATTTTGTAGGGGAGATTTCCACACCCACAGAGGATGGGGCTGAAACGACGGCTAAAAGCCACACGCTGCCCAGTGCTTATGAGTTTTGTCCTTTTCCACTTAAGCCTTTCGAGAACTAAAAAATCAGACATGGGTTTTTTATGCCTTTCTAGAACGAAAAAATACTTGGACATGCTTAAAACCCTTGGGCAAGGCCTGCTTTCCCATTTGTAAACTGTAATACTTCCCCTGTGAGCAGAGCAGGGGCTGAGCTGGGGCCGCCAAGCCCTTCCCAGCTCTTGTGTTCTGCCATCATGCAGCCACCGTACTCCCCCACATCCCTCCCACCTCTACCGGGACACCCACACGTCCTCTCGGACAAATGCCCGAGAGCCACAGACTTGAGATTCCAGCATCTCACCAGTGCTCCCTTTGTTCTGCACCAGGTTGGCCTTTGGTGCAAGCTGGTGGGATGCTGCTGAAGGACTGTGACCTCTTGAGGAGGTTTTGGGATCCTAACAATTCCACACTCTCAGAGGGGGAGGGGTATCGTTCACTATCATGGGGGCTTTTTCCGTAAGAGATCGTGTGTCTGAAAATGTTTGACAAGCTTCTTTCTCTAAAATCAGCTTTAAAAACTGGTTTTTTGttcaagactgctttggaagCAGACTGGTTAAAGACGGGGAGTTGTGTGTCAGAGATTGGAAGGTTTGGCTGGGTCTTCCCACGAGGCTGCACAGCTTGGCTGTGCACAGCTTGGCTGGACCTAGGTGGGCCAGGGATGCTGACATCTCACCCCATGACCCTTACCCCAAGGCTTTCTGGTAGGACCTGTCTGGTCCTGGTGCTCTCTCCAAAAATGGCAATTTTGAGACCAGCCTAGGGGGAAAGGGACCCTTCCCAGCCCCCACTGAGAGAACAGAGGGCGAATGCCTTAGACTGGTAAAGTGCATGGAAGACCTGTCCGCAGGTGTCTTTCCTGGTTTTAGGGGCCTGTTGCCGCAGGCCAGTCTGCTCTGGGGCCTGGGACCCACGGACGGCTGGGATTGGGGTCGGGGCCCTTAGCTGCCAGGAGTTGTAGGGAAACAGAGCCGGGGGGCGGGCCTGGGGGTATCCTCATTCCATCTCTGCTAGCGATTCCCTGGGGCCTCTGGAGGGGTTCCTTCCCCATCCAAACCATAAGTGAGCCCCTCTCAGGCTGGGGGACCTTCCAGTTGTGACTCAACTTGTATAAATGCAGAGGGAGGGCTGGCCCACAGGGTGCGGGGTCTCTGAGGAAGGCAAGGGTGGGGAGATCTTTCTAGGGTCCCGAGGATAAGAGGCCAAACCATGTGGGCAAAATGCCGTCTCGCTCTAGAACAGAGATGGTCTCTGTCCCAGGAGGCCTGGGCCCCGTGACAGCAGTGGGCATAGCTGGGGACAGCCAGGTCATTCCAGGGGAGGTGGCGGGAGGAGGCTACTTCTCCCACGGGGACGTGGGATGAGATGAGTAGGatctgggctgggggtggggtcctgGGGGAGGTCCCGACCCCTCTGTACAAAGACGTGGCTGGACCAGATGCTCTCAGAGCCAGCTACCAGCTCTGGGCCCCAGGACCATGGACCCTGGGCCCACAGCTGCCGTGAAGCGTTAAGTCCCATGAGTGCCCTGAGCCTTGGAGCTGGGCCCGCCACTTGTCTGGAAGGTTCTTGGGGTCCCCGCCACCAGCGGGAGCAGTCCACTTGGACCCGGGCGGTCAGTAGGGCCGCCACACGGCCTCGTCCATGCGGCCGGGCGTGCTCAGCGCGGTAGGCGAGTTGCTGTGGCTGCCATCGGCCTCCACGCCGTCGCTCTGGCTACCCAGGCTGGGGTTCATGAGGTTGCCGGTGGCGACAGAGGCGGCGCTGCTGGGGCAGGAGGCCAGCATGCGGGTGGGCGAGCGGTCGCCAGCGCTGCTGCTGCCGGCCACCATGGAGAACTGGTAGGAGCCGGAGGATGCGCCGTAGTAGAGGTGGTAGGGGGAAGGGCTGGCCTGGAAGGGCCCGCTCTGGTTCTGCGGGGCCCCCGGGTAGGGCGGCGGGAGGTAGGTGTGGTGGAAGCGGCCGGTGGCCGGCATGCTGGCCACGCCGAGGCTGCCGATGCTCGTGCCCGAGGGTGTGGCGCTGTAGGGGAAGGCGGCCGACATGGCCCCTGGGTAATGCATCCGGGGGTCGGGGAAGCGGCTCTCCGGGAGGGTCGGCAGCGCTGCGAAGGAGCGGTCAAACTGGCGGGGGTCGGAGAAAGGGTTCAGGTCGGAGGTGCCTGGGGGACAGCAAGGAGGATGGTCAGTCACTGCCCGACACCACCCCGGCGGCCTTTCTTCAAGAATGACCTCGGGCTCTGGTTTACAGGCCCATCCAGGGGGATCCCTGGTGCTACATGTGGCTCTGCTCCCACCGCCCTGAGCTGCTCGGGGGGCTGGAGCCTGCTGATTCCCGATCCGGCCCCACCTGGGAAGCAGGTGCGAGCAGGGGTCTGGGCTGTGGGTGGCCCCGGGCGCTGCCggggcaggcagaggagggggagggcttTTCTCTCCTCCCGGCATCCTCTTCCCAGCCTAGCCGTGCAGAGGCCTGTCAGAGGGGCAGGTGGGCTCCCCGCTGGGCTGTGGGCGCGTGGGGAGCCAAGGGCGGGGCCAGCACAGGCCGCCCAACAGCCTGGCCCGGCAGGTTCgccctctctctctcgctctcggTAAAGAGGGTCTCCAACGGTCCCGTGAGATTGGGAGTCAGGCCCTGCTCTCGCAGACGAGGaaccaggcagagagagaaagatggctTCTCCTCATGCTGCACAGAAAGGACTGGAACTCATCACGAGGCCTCTGCTTTCTGCTCCCGCTGGGGGTACGTGCGCCTGCGCCTGCACCTCTCCTGCCCAGGTGGGGCTCAGTTAGGTTATGGGAGCTTCCGCCTGTGCTGTGGCAGCTGGGTCCACGGCAGCTCTGTCCatcccccaccgccccccaccgcGGCCTCAGCCTGGGCCTGTGTCTCCAGGGCTGCCCTGCAGGCTGGAGCTGACTGGTGGCCAGACAAGGATCAGATGCCCCCCTCACCCACCTCCACAGCAAAGCGAGACAGACGGCAGCCAGAGGGGCTTGGTGGCCTGGACCCTGCCCTTGTCACAGAGAGACCCAGTGTccagcccaggccccaccctggcTCCCCCAGGAGTTGGCTCCAAGACAAAAGTATCCCAGCCTCTGCCCCATACTTTTGTAATCACAGACCCCCTCAAACCTCAATACTCAAAGGGGCTTCTGGATTGAGTCTAAACCCCTTGGTAGGAagactgaaactcagagagggtGAGGCACTTGCCTAAGTGTCACACAGCACATTGGACCTACACAGAATCCTAGGACTCTCCGTTGCGAGTTCCGACACGTGCCTGAAGGGTAACTGTCCCATCTCTGAGGCAGCACAGACTGAAGGTTAACTGTGTGGTCTCTGAGGTTGGATACTTATCTTAGTTCcgacacttactagctgtgtgtccttgggcaagtcactaaacctctctgtgcatCAAGTTGTCCCACAtgaaaaatggagacaataacaGTTCCTagggattaaattagttaatacatgtaaagtgccaACACTGGGCACACAGCAGGGGCCTGATGAGGGTTTGTGCTGCCACTGCAGCTGTGACACCTCCTGTTCTGGGCGCTCAGGAGAACCGGCTCATTCAGGGCCCTGCAAAGATGAGCCCCTGACCCTGGGCCTTCCTTGTACCCTGGCCAAAGGGGTGACTCTGGGCAGCAGTGGGGAGGTAGATGAGCCCCCAGCAGCAGTCTAAAGTCTGTCTGTTCCCAAGCCCTCTGTCCACCAAAGACTAGGGGCCAGAGAGGGCTCAGGAAGAGGCCAGCCTCTGCCCCTGGCCAGCTCCAGGTGTGCACTGCCTGCCGTGCCTGAGGCGTGGCTGAGGCTAGAGCTGCAGGTGCCCTCAGGCCTCACTTCCCCAGATCTGCTTGAGGTGCTGTGCGACCTCAGATAAGACTTGTAACTTCTCTGGACTTTGGGGTCTTCCCAGCTCAGCTGGGGTGGTGTTTCCTCAGCAGCAGGCTCTGGTCCCGGATGTGGATGATACGGGATGAGGCTCCGGGCTCCAGGTGGGGAGATGTGGGGGCTAGGGGCCGGGAGACGGGGGCCTTCTGGCACATCTGGACCCTCCCTAACAGATTTCTTGGCTGGTCAGTGCTGCCCTGAGGCCTAGGGGGTCGGAGGAGCCTGGCTCCTGCCCTCATCTCTGAACCCCAGGGGAGGAGCCTTGTTGGCAGTGCCTGGCACCCCAAGCACAGCCAAGCATGAGGCTAACACCTTGCCCTGAGCCCAGGGGAGCGAGCGCTGCCGCCTGACAGGAACCCCTTTTGCAAAACAAAGGGAGCCCAAACGGGGAGCCCAGGATGCAATGGCAGGGCTATAGCCGGGCCTCCGTGCCAGGTGGGCCTGGGTGCGTGTGGCCCTCGGGGGTCATGTGGGCTGCGGGCAGGCCTGCCCGGCCCTCTCACcgtcctctcctgcctccctccccggGTGGGGGGAGCGTCTGCCCTCAGCACCCCCTcagctcctgcccccagccccaccccctccagcccaGTAGCCCCAAGAAACCCGAGCTGGCCAGACCTCTGTCGAGCAGCCAATCCCAACACTGGgaggaaatgtttattttcttctccaaattGCCCCAGCTGCTGTGTGGTGGCTGAATGAGGCCTTTGAGCTGTGAGAAGCCCCCATTGTGGGCGGTCACAgccagggggctgggggctggggtacGGAGGGGTTGGGGCCTCGGCACTGCTTGCCAGTCACCAAAGCTGGGGGGTCAAAGCTATTAACCGGAACCAAGAGAAGTGGTGGTGGGGTATCCTGAGGGGGACCCCCAGGATGGAGTCTGAAAGTAGAGGCTTGTCCCACCAGGAGGGGAGGGCCAGTGAGAGGGACTCCCCAAGCCTGGCCCTGCCAACGCCCCTGTGACAGATACCTCCttcttcccactttacagatgagaaaactgaggccagtgCCTGGCAGAGCCCGAATTCCTAGCCACGTCCACCTGACTGCAAAGTTCACGTTCCTTCCTTGGTCTTGGTTGTCAAAAGCCCTTCCTCTCACTCCAAAGGGGACAGGCCTGAGGACGGGGAGGCCTGGCTGGTGTGAAGGGCCACAGAGGCTGCCTGACGTCCAATGCTGTGGGTGGCTAGCAAGCACCCTGCCTCAGGATACAGCAGAAGGGGAAGGACTGGGTCAGCCACTATCCCACACAGGCCCgacctcctctcctcccagcctcgGGGGAGGCAGGGGCTCTGCCTGTGGCTGGGCTAGGCCTGGCCCTCTGGGGCTGGACAGAGGGCGGGTAGGCCTGCCTCAGGCTCCAGCAGGTGCTGGTTCCCAAGCCACGTCCACACAAGTGGAAAGAGAGGTGGGTTCTCCTTCCATGGGAGCTGCTGGACAGGACGCCACTGTTAGCCCCCACCTGCTGGGTTCCAGGGCCCCCTGGctgggccccagctctgcccatgTCAGGGAAAGGCCTGGAGTGTTAGATCACTGTACCTGCGCAAAGGCTGGCCTGCCGGGAAGGGGAGCGCGGACAGCTTCTGGGCAGGGGTGGGCATGAGCCCAGAGGACATCTTACTGCCTCTTGAGCTCAGACCCCTCCACCCTGCAGCCCCCCTGGCTCAAGAGTTGCTGAGTGTTTCAAACTCGACAGCCCGTGGCTAAGAGCCTGGACCTGGGGCCTCTCCCCACCTTGGGGGCTCAGCAGGGCCAAGGCCCAGCTTCCCAGGCCAGAAGGGAGGTACCGTCTCTTCACACCACGGGGCTGCATCAAGTCCCCCTGCCATGGCATTGTGCCTGGCACAcgtggccagggctgggggcagggcctcCCTTAATGGAGAGACCCAGTAGGGACTCCCTTGCTTGTGCCCTCAGAAGTACAGGAAGTTCCTGGGGGCAGGTGCTGTGGACACTTTGAACCTGGTCACTGATGCGCTGTGTGACCCAAGAGTGGCCCTTAACCTCTTAAGCCTCAATTCACTCGTCTGTCAAATGGGTTCTAACCAGGGCCTGGAGGACCAAGAAAGAACAGACACCCACGGCGCATGACGGCAGCAGCCAGCCCTCCCGGCCGCGTCCAGCACTGCTGCCGAGCACTCTCCATCCCTGCCTGGCCTGCGGGTCAGCTGTGCACTCAGCCTCCTGCACCCCAACCCACTGGCCAAGAGAACCTAGACAGCAGGGTAGATATTCACGATTTGACCACctactgagcacctgctacgtgccaggccctgtacACCTGGACGGCCTGCCCGAGACTTAGGCTCACACGTGCCTGCCGTGTCCATCTGGCCAAGGGGTAAAGACTCCATCCTGGGCCTCCGCCCAGaggcctccctcctccttcctgtttGGGAAGAGTCTCTGGGCCAGGTGGGGACCTTTCTCAGgagatgctctctctctctccagggaCAAATTCACTTCACAGTTTACGAAGTCTGAGTGCAGTAACGTCATTTGAATGTCACCCGAGGCCCAGGCAGAGGCATCCACCACCACCCCGCTTTCAGATGAGAAAGCCGAGGCCTGGGGGAATGTGGTGTCCTTGGCAGACGTGTCTGTCTCAGGCTCCTGGGGCGAGGCCTGCTCAGCTTTAACGGGTGCACTGGGGGACTAATACCCATTTCCCGCCGGGCACAGGGAGCCCcgggagggcagggactgtgcctGTCTATCCATCCCTGGGGCCAGGCACCACGACGGCACAGGGTGAGCGGCAATAAATGTTTgcggaatgaaggaaggaagggctgaGCCCAGGACCGGGCAGAGCAGGCCCTCAGAGCAGGCCGCGTTCCTTTATAACAAACACCAGGGTGGTGCAGCCAGCGACCCTGGGATGAGCTTTTGGTCTGGAGCAGAGAGACCACTTCCAGGCCGCCGTCCCCTTCTCCCACCGCAGCCCCCACCTCCCTGCGCCGTACCTTGGATGGGGGTCTGGGCCTGGCTGCTGAAGTGGCTGGCGGTGCTGAGTGAGCCTCGGGGGCTGGGCGTGCTCGGCGTGACCCGCATGCGCAGGCGCTCCAGGTCCCCGAAGCGGTCGGGGAACGCCTTGGTCTGGTCCTCCAGCTTCTGTCGATGCCCTGCAGAGCATGGGAGCCCGTGAGAAGCTGGTCCCCGTGAGTCTCGGGGGGCAGAAATGCCTTGCTCTGCTGGGAAGTTCTCCCTGAGGTCTACCCTTAGGCCTCTGTAGGGAGAACCCAAAGGCCACTACCGATGTCTCTTCTGAACAGAGAATGGTCAGTACGTGCTGCCCTGGGGCTGCCATCATCTCACTCCTACCTTCTTATGCCACAggtgaggctcaaagaggttccAGGCCACAGAGCCAGTAAGTTGTGGAGTCAAGATTTGAACTCAGGGTTCAAATCAAAGCCTGCGACCTACACCTCTACGCTACGCTTTTGGGCAGAAGGGGAATCTGAGGCAACAGGCACGGGAAAGGGGCTTAAGCAGGCttccctgggaggcagggagagaaccCAGGGATGCTGCCACTGTCTGCCCCCCAGCATCCATCCTGCCTGCCGTTCACATCTGCAAGAGGAATGGGAGATGGCCCCAGAATGGGAATGCTGGCTCCTCCAGCCCAGAGCTACCCTGGGACCCCCAGCACATGCCTTCTCCCCTCTGGGTCTCAGACAGGAGAGGAAATTCACCACGATGCTGGGAAG
The genomic region above belongs to Phocoena sinus isolate mPhoSin1 chromosome 1, mPhoSin1.pri, whole genome shotgun sequence and contains:
- the RUNX3 gene encoding runt-related transcription factor 3, whose amino-acid sequence is MASNSIFDSFPTYSPTFIRDPSTSRRFTPPSTAFPCGGGGGGGGKMGENSGALGAQAAVGPGGRARSEVRSMVDVLADHAGELVRTDSPNFLCSVLPSHWRCNKTLPVAFKVVALGDVPDGTVVTVMAGNDENYSAELRNASAVMKNQVARFNDLRFVGRSGRGKSFTLTITVFTNPTQVATYHRAIKVTVDGPREPRRHRQKLEDQTKAFPDRFGDLERLRMRVTPSTPSPRGSLSTASHFSSQAQTPIQGTSDLNPFSDPRQFDRSFAALPTLPESRFPDPRMHYPGAMSAAFPYSATPSGTSIGSLGVASMPATGRFHHTYLPPPYPGAPQNQSGPFQASPSPYHLYYGASSGSYQFSMVAGSSSAGDRSPTRMLASCPSSAASVATGNLMNPSLGSQSDGVEADGSHSNSPTALSTPGRMDEAVWRPY